DNA sequence from the Candidatus Neomarinimicrobiota bacterium genome:
AGTGTTCTAACCGCTTCCACAAAATTCAGTTTCTCGTATTCCATGATAAAAGTGAAAACGTTCCCGCTTCTGTTGCAGCCGAAGCAGCGCCATATCTGTTTTGACGGACTCACGCTGAACGAAGGTGTTTTTTCGTTGTGGAACGGGCAGAGTCCTACAAAACCTGATCCTGTTTTCTTTAGTTTTACGTAACTTCCGATGATTGAAACCACTTCTGATGCGTTTCGAATATCATCTACTATGTTTTCGGGAATTCTCATGACTATTTGAATTCCGCCACGGTAACACCATAACCGCCTCTGTCGAGAGCCGCCGTATGAAAACTTTTTACGCTCGGATGGGCTTCAAGCTGCTCGGCGACCAACTTCCGCAAGACACCTCCGCCTTTCCCATGGATAACCTCTACCGATGAGAATCCGGCTAAGAGAGCGTCATCAAGATATTTCTCCAATACCGAAATCGCTTCTTCGGCTCTCATCCCCCTCAGACTCAGTTCGGGGGTGACAGCTCTCAGTTCCGGTCCGCCGTAACCTGCCGGATTTTCGAACGAGCTTTTCTTTTTGTCAGCTGCGGCCGCTCTTAACTTGTTGACCGCTATTATGATATTAGTGCTCCCGACAGAAACCACCGCATCGTTTTTATCGGTTCTGATCTCCTGAATCTGTCCTGTAACATTCAAAGAAGGGATCGACACATCCATTCCCACTTCGGCGTCTTCCAAACTCAAAGGAACAGAATCTTCTTTCGGCGACGCTTTCTCCGAGGAGATAACATCTTCAATCTGCGCTTTCTGACCGCTGATCCGATGCTTTATATTTTTTATCACATTGGAATCAGCCCGACTCTCTT
Encoded proteins:
- a CDS encoding Smr/MutS family protein; the protein is MIKNIKHRISGQKAQIEDVISSEKASPKEDSVPLSLEDAEVGMDVSIPSLNVTGQIQEIRTDKNDAVVSVGSTNIIIAVNKLRAAAADKKKSSFENPAGYGGPELRAVTPELSLRGMRAEEAISVLEKYLDDALLAGFSSVEVIHGKGGGVLRKLVAEQLEAHPSVKSFHTAALDRGGYGVTVAEFK